The Terriglobus roseus sequence GCGCTGCACTCCTCCATAGCCGGGCAGCCGCAGTAGCCAGCGGCACCGCTACTGTGCAGGCCGCCGTTATAGGCACACCATTCGTCCTTGTCTATCGAGTCTCCAATCTCACCTTCAAGGCAGCCAAGCGCCTTGTCCGCTACCCCGTCGAAATCCATGCCGAGGAAGATGTCCGTGGCAATCTTCCCATCGGCATGGTCAACCTCGTTGCAGGCAGACGGGTGGTGCCTGAGCTTCTTCAAGAACACTTCACCGGCGATGCTGTCGCTGCTGCCCTGAAGCCGCTCCTCGAAGAGTCACCGGAGCGTGCGGCCCAGATCGCAGCACTCGCCGAAGTCCGTCACAGGCTGCAGTCGCCCAGCAGTCGCACCGGCATCGAGAGCCTGCGTAACGCCGTACTGGAAGCTCTTGAACTGCCAGCACCTGACCTCTCATACGCGGCGTCATCATCTGCGTCTAAATAACGGACAGCCCGGAATGGGCTACCCTTGCTCAGCTCCAACGAAGGACCCCCGCCAGCATGTTCGCGATCCGCAAGTTTGTAGTCGCCACCAGCGCCGCCGCTCTCACCCTCACTGCCGCCGCCCAGACCAGCGGAACGCGTCAGCCTCTGCAGGTGACTGGATACACCATTGACGCGCAGCTTGATCCCGTCGCCCAGCGCCTGACGGCTACTGCTGCCGTGACCTTCTTGGCGGTGCAGGATCTGACCTCCGCGACCTTCGAACTGAACAACGGCCTCCGCATCACGAAGATCACCGGTGCCGACGGCAAGACACTCGACAGCGATCGGGATGCTCGACGCTCCACCGTAACGGTGTCACTCCCGACGACGATTCCAAGCGGAACATCCTCAACCTTTACTTTCACTTATGCCGGCATACTGAAAGAAGCAGATACCAGTCCGGTGGAAGGCATCAAGACCGCAGCGCTGGCCAGTCCCGTCTCGATGCTGCTTTATCCCGGTCGCTGGTTCCCCATGGTTGGGCTGTACACCAATCGCTTCACGATGAATCTGCACGCGACGGTGCCGGCCGATGAGACGGCGGTCGGTAGCGGTTTCACCGGCAAGAAGTCGGTGCCGGGCAACAAGACCGAATTCGACTTCGCGTGGATGAAGCCGGGCTTCCCCGGCACGCTCATCGCAGGCAAGTTTCTGCCGCCGGCACGGGTCTCCGGGTCGAACCAGATCTCCATCTACGTCACCGAGCCGCATAAGGCTGCAGCAGCGGACTATGCAGCCGTGGCCGCCCAGCAGCAGGAATACTTCACCACGACCTTCGGCCAGCCGGAGAGCGGCAAACTGCAGATCGTGGAACTGCCCGATGACGCTGTGTCGGCGTCCTGGGGGCCTGAGATCGCCGCGATTGCCGGCAACCGCATCGGCGATAAGAACAGCCATCGCCTGCTGGCCAACACCATCAGCCGGCAGTGGTGGGGATCGGAAATCTCACCTGCAAGCCTGAACGATGCCTGGATCACCAACGGCATGGCGCGTTACTCCGAGCTGATGAACCTTGAGGAGACGGGCGGCAAGACCGCGTTGCAGAATGCCATCCCCGACATCGAAGCTGGCGCGCTCGCCTACGACACGGCACCCCTGACGACACTGGCTCGCGTTGATCCCTTCTCACCGCAGTTCCAGTCCATGACGCTCGAAAAGGGCGCCATGGTCTTCCACATGCTCCGCTACCAGCTTGGCGACGACAAGTTTCTCGCGTTTCTTAAGGGCCTGCTGTCGCAATACACCGACAAGCCTGTCCGCTCCGCTGACCTGGAAGAGGTCGCCAAGGCGCAGGGTGGCGAGGGCATCAACCTGACCCCGTTCTTCGCGCAATGGCTTGACGGCACAGGCGCACCGGCGTTTCAGGACAAGTTCACGATCTACCGTCTTGGCTCCAACAAGGGCTTCCGCACCATTGGATCGGTCTCGCAGGATCTTGACCTCTTCCGTATGCCAATCGACCTGCGCGTGGAGACGGACGGCAAGACCGAGACACGCAAGATCGATGTCACCGGCACCGACTCGGCGTATACCATTGAAACTTTTGGCCGGCCGCGCCGCATCGCAATCGATCCTGACAACTGGGTGCTCAAGAGCACGCCGGACCTCGCCGTCCGCGTCGCCGTTCTGAAAGGCCAGCAACTCGTCGCGCAGGGTGATTTGATCGGCGCGCTGGCGGAGTATCAGAAGGCGCTCGACAGCAACAAGAACTCGGCTCTCGCGAACTACCGCATTGCGGAGATCTTCTTCACGCAGCGGAACTACCAGTCGTCCGCCAACAGCTATCGCGATGCGCTGCGTGGCGATGGCGAGCCGCGCTGGACTCAGGTCTGGAGCCATATCGGTCTGGGCAAGATCTTTGACCTGACCGGCCAGCGCGACCGCGCTGTGCAGGAGTATCGCCTGGCGGTGCAGACCAACGACAACACCCAGGGCGCCATCAACGAAGCGCGTGCGCTGTTGCAGAAGCCATTTGAACGCGCGCGGTCGATGGATTAACCGATCTGGCCGATTGAAATCACTTGTCGGGTCATCCGCTGCCGGTGCTTTAGGTTGCCATGAGCAAGCGGTCCGTAGGTCTGCGAACGCAACGCGCTTGTTGCGGAGTGGCATGCACGAAGCCATGCCCCTCCGGAAACAGGACAGTCCTCTCATCAGACCACGCGAATATCCGAATTGGTCGGACACCGCCGACATCGAAGTGTAGGTTTGTTCCCGTGTCCTCTGCAGTGGTTTCTTCCCTGCGAGGGACGACCGTTGATCGTTCCCACCTTCGAGTCAGATCAATGTCGCGATCTAACGCACCAGGCCAAGCAACACCAATTGCAAATCTTGAATCCGCTCGGCGCTTCACGCGTCTAGATGTGTGTTGGTTTTGGAACCAGCGGGCCACTCGAGAACCCGCAGCTCCTTACCGCAATGGCACAAGGCCAAACACGCCGGGCGATGAACGGAGCCGGCGCGATGCTCTTCCCTAAAGCCGTGGGTACCGGTCGCGACCGCTCGACGACTATGCCCAACAGGGTGTCTCCAATGGTTCTTCGTAATGCTGCACTTCTGCTCGCACTCACGCTTCCGGTAGCCGCACTTGCGCAGGAGCATGACCGCTCCCCGCACACACATGACAGCTCGCCGCGCACGCATGACAGTTCGCCACGTCCCACGGGCCAGCCAACGCGCTAAAGGTAGTGACAGACATCAGAAAAGGGCATGGCCGACGCCATGCCCTTTTGCTTGCATCGAAGCAAAAACTCTAGTCTTCCTTGCGCAGCAGTTGCATCTGCGCTGCCTGCGCGGCCATGTCGCGCAGCGCCAGCAGAACGGCATCGTGGATCTCCTCGCGAAAGGCATCCCGCACCGTCTGGGCGACCTCTCCCGGCTCGAACGGAACATCGCTGGTCCGGCGGTCGAACACCCTCTCCAGCACTTGCTCTACAACAGGCTTCACGTTGATGTGCTTCGCGACGATCTTTGCGACGCGGCGCACCGGGATGTCCATCGCGGTCTCCATGGAGTCCTGAACGGCCGGCTGTGCCTTCTGCCAATCGTTTTCGAAAATGCTGATCATCTTCTTGACTGCCGGCCCATCGGTGAAGATGACGCCGATCTCGCGGCGTGCTTCCAGCTCCAGCTTTCGGAGACTCTGGCTTCCAAGAAATGCCGTTTTACCGTCCCGCAGAATGGCACGCGCATGCAGCCGCATACTCATGGTGCGCAGCGGCAGAGCACTCGCCCGGGGAGACGCCCGGCCGATGATGCGGACATCCACGCCGTCCGCCATCTTGTCCCGCAGAAGTTTGACGAAATCCGGATCGCTGATCTTCATCTCGTACAGCAGCAGTTGCTTCTTCGCGCCCTTGATGAACGCCGTCAGCTCCTTGCGAGCGTTCGTCGGGCTGACCACCAGGTCATGCACGGTCGAGGTGAAGGGTGTCCGGTGCGAATCGCTCTCAAACAGCTTTACCGCCTCTGCAACAATGGCCGGCGTCGTGATGCGCGCGCCAAACGAACGGCTGAGCGTGATGTCCATGTGCGTGTAGTTAAACGCAAGCAGGAACAATTCCTTGCGGTCAATGATGAACATCTTGCCGTGATAACGAACCAGGTCATCCGCCGTTCGCGTAACGGTGATGCCGCGCTCCAGCAGACGCATCTCCAGCTTGCGAAGATTCTTTTCCTCGCCGCGATTGGTAAACGCGATCAGCGCCTGCACGGTCACGCCGCGCTGGACGGCCTCCACGAGCGCCCGCTCGATCTCGCTGCGGTCGTATCGGAAGATGAGGATCAGAATGCTCGTCTTCGCGCTTCGCAACGCAGTCAAAAGGGGCTCGATGCCGTCATCCGGCTGTACCATCAGCTTCACTTGTATCTTGTTCTCCTGCTGCCGACCGGCACAGCGTCTTCCTTGATGAGGATGCAGAACAGGTAGTGGAAGATGTTTTCCTTGTGTCGCGCATCGCACTTCTCTCGAAATGCTTCTTATGCTCTAGGCAATATTGGAGAACTCATGTTTCGTTTGACTCGCCTTTCGCACCTCGCCATCACCTGTACGCTCGCAGCGGCTTCGTTCCAGAGCTTTGTGAATGCCACGCCCGCACGCGCGGCCATCGTTGCGCAGGATGACGCCGGATCACAGAAACCTGCGGCAAAGGAAAAAGACAACGACCGCGACGTTCGCGGCAACGCTGCCTTGTGGGCCCAGATCCGAAACCCCGTGATGTGGCGCCAGCCCGCGAGCATCTCCGGGCTGGATCTGTTCTATGGTCAGGGTGGCAAGGAGAAGCAGCCCAGGCCGCCCTTCGTTTTCGAGTCAGAGGATATGGACGGAACCAATCCAAAGATCGATGTCCGTGACGCGGACGATAAGAAGTGGCGCGTGAAGTCGGGTGAAGAGGCGCGGCCCGAGATCGTTGCATCCCGGCTGCTCTGGGCCATGGGCTACTTCGTCAACGACGATTACTTCGTGTCGACCGGCACGGTCGGCGGCATGAAGGCGAAGCGTGGCTCGAAGGAATGGAAGGCCGGCCAGTTGGAGGAAGTGCGTTTCGCACGCAAACCTTCCGGGCAGAACAAGGTCGGTATCTGGGAGTGGAAGACCAACCCCTTCTACGGCAAACGCGAGTTCAACGGTCTGCGCGTCATGATGGCCGTGATGAATAACTGGGATCTGAAGGACGTCAACAACGCGGTCTATACCGACAAGAAGAACAACCAGCAGATTTTTCTGGTGAACGACGTTGGCGCCAGTTTCGGCTCGAACGGTGTGGGCTGGACCAAGTCGGGATCCAAGGGGAACGTCGACAGTTTCAAGGAGTCGAAGTTCGTCACACGCTTGACGGACAGTGAGGTTGACTTCGGGACACCAAGGCGCCCCACAGGCATGCTGATTGCGACTGCAGGCCTTACCGCCAAGTCGTTCGCCATGCGCGCTGATCTGGACTGGATCGGGCATAACGTGCCGCGTGAGGACGCAAGGTGGATCGGCAGCATGCTCGCACAGTTAAGCCACCAGCAACTGACAGACGCGTTCCGCGCGGGCGGCTTCCCTGCCGATGCGACTCAGGAATATGTCCGTGTCGTGGAATCACGCATCGCAGAGTTGAAGAAGCTGTAGCCGCAGCGACCCAAATAGGAAGAGCCCCGAACGCTCACCGCGTTCGGGCCTCTTCTTTTGCGTGGTCACCGATCTGGAGCCGTCATCCTGCAACGTGGCAGCGGATAACAGTGTGAGCGAAGGAGCCTCAAACCAGCAAAGCTGACTTCTCGTCATCCGCATGCGCCTGTGTCTCGTTCAGTTCCTGGTAAAGCCCACCTGCGACGATCAATTGGTCGTGTGTGCCGTTCTCCACTACGCGTCCATCCTGCAACACGTAAATGCAGTTCGCGTTGCGAACGGTCGATAGTCGATGCGCGATGACGATTGCCGTCTTGCCCTTCATGAGGCGATCCAGCGCCTCAAAAACAAGGTGTTCGCTATTGGCATCGAGCGCCGACGTCGGCTCATCCAGGATCAGGATGCGGCTGTTCCGAACCATCGCACGAGCGATGGCGATACGCTGCCGCTGTCCGCCGGAAAGAAGAATGCCGCGCTCCCCAACCACCGTGTCGAACTTCTGCGGCAGGCACTCGATAAACTCATCAGCATTCGCGTCCTTCGCTGCCTGCACGATCTCCGCGTGCGTCGCCTCAGGCCGGCCATAGGCGATGTTGTCCCAGATGGATCCGCTAAACAGCACGGTGTCCTGCAGCACAAAGCTCAACTGCTCGCGCAACGACTTCTGCTTGACCTTGCTCACATCCTGTCCGTCAATGCGGACTATGCCTTTCTGCGGCTCGTAAAAACGGGCAATCAGGTTGATCAGCGTGGTCTTGCCTGAGCCCGTCGGGCCGACGATTGCAACCACAGAACCCGGTTCGACACGCATCGTCACATCGTGCAGAATCTCGCGGTCGCTGTTGTAGGAGAAGCTCACATCTTCCAGGTCGATGCGGCCCTCAGTGATGCGTAGATCCTTTGCGCCGGGCGCATCGCGCATCTCTTCACTGTTGCCAATGATCTCCTGGATGCGCTCATAGCCGATGTCGGCCTTCGAGTACGAATCCATAATCTTACTGATGTCCTGCATGGGCTTGTACATGCCCGCGATGTACGCGATGAAGATGTAGATTTTGCCGCCGGTCATGTTGGAGTCAAGCGCGAGCTTGCCGCCGAAGTACAGCACAGCGCAGGTGCCAAGGGCCGTGACAATGTTGACGATTGGAACCAGCTTCGCCTTTAGCGTCCGCGCCTTCAGGGAGGCTTCGACTGTCTCCAGGCTCTCGCCCTCGAGGCGATCGATCTCATATTGCTCGCGCGAGAAGGCCTTCACCACGCGGATGGAGCCAAGCACCTCCTGGACCACGGAGATCATCTTGCCTTCCTGCTTGCGGACGGCGCGTGATGCCTTCTTCACCTTGCGCGTATAGGTGTAAACGATAGCGAAGAGCAAGGGCACGACCGCAAGGGCGATCAGCGTGAGCTGCCAGCTCAGGTAGAACAGCACACCGATCATGCCGAAGATCGTTGCGATATCGACCAGGATGCTCAAGAGGCCGGAGACGATGAAGCTCTGGATGGAATCGATGTCCGTTGTGACGCGGCTGATCAGATCGCCCGTCTGGCTGGTGTCGTGGTACGACAGCGACAGCCGTTGCACCTGCGCATACAGCGTGCGGCGAAGGTCATGCGTCACCCACTGGCCTACGCTGGTCGTCGTGTACTTCTCCCAATATGAACAGAAGGCGTCCACAATCGCGATGACGACCACCGCGATGCAGGCAAACATCAGGATCTGGTGTGGCTCGGTGCCGGCCGTGCGCTTGATGAAGGCGAAGAGCCATCCATGCGACGCCTTATGCGCAATGACGTTGTCGAGCACAATCTTGAGCGGCCATGGCGCGGCTACGTCTGCTATGCTTTCGCCCGCAATGGCAACCAGCCCAAGGATCAGTGCGCGGCGATGAGGCCGCAGAAGCTCTTTAATGGTGACACGGCGCGTTTCCGGCTTTTCGGGCATCCTGCTCTGCAATCTCCTGCTGCGGCGTCCGGCCACAGTCTATGAATCCCGTTTCAGATGCAGCTGATGAGCAGTATCTCGCGGCGATGCTATTCCACGCGTTCCGAAGCCGTCATTAAAAAACGGGCGACTCCGAATGCTTCATGGATCCTTAAGCCTACCTTGGCTAGGACGTCACCGTGAGAGATGGTGTTGTCTTCCTGCACGGACTTCGAATGCCATCACGACCGCGACGGCCAGCCACACCGCGGGATGACGCGCAGATCCAATAGTTCAAGATCAGGTGTCATGTAGTTCTCGCGCACCGGTTCTTCACGTAAAAGGCCTGTACTCAGATACTTCTTATTGTCATCGCAGAAGATGGTCGCCACAGTCGGAGACCCCTCAAAGCGCATCGCGGCCGTAACAGCCGCCAGGAAGTTGCAGCCGGATGAGATGCCGACCGCCAGCCCCAGCTTGCTGGCAAGCATCTGCGCCATCAGGATGGAGTCGCCGTCGTGAATCGCGATGACGTCCTCCACCTCACTCAACCGAACGATCTCCGGAATGAACTCATCACTGATGCCCTGGATGCGATGAGATCCAACCTTGTAGCCGGTCGTCAGCGTGGGGCTTTCCGCCGGCTCGACAGGGTGACACGGCACGCCTGGCCAAGCAGCCTGCAGAGCCTGCGAGACGCCCATGATGGTGCCGCCAGTGCCCACGCCCGCGACGAACGCGTCCGGCACCAGGCCGGCGTAGCGCATCTGGGCGATGATCTCCGGCCCGGTTCCCTGCGCGTGCGCTTCCACGTTCGCTTCGTTCTCAAACTGCCGCGGCAGGAAGACCGCGTTCTGTTCTTCGGCCAGCCTTCGGCAGCAATCGATGCTTCCCAGAAAGCCACCCTGCTCCTTGCTGATGCTTACAACCTCAGCGCCATAGCTGCGAATCAGGTCCATGCGCTCGCGGCTCATCCAGTCCGGCATGTAAATGACAACCTTGTGCCCGAGCGCGGAGCCAATCGCGGCAAACGCGATGCCGGTGTTGCCGCTCGTTGCCTCAACGATCCGATCCCCCGGACGCAGCGAACCATCTTCGTAAGCCCGCTCAAGGATGTGCAGCGCCATGCGGTCCTTGATGGAGCCGCTCAGGTTCAGGTGTTCCGCCTTGGCGCAAACCGTACCCGTGCGGCCGCGAAAGCGATAGTCGATGCACAGCATCGGCGTGTTCCCCACCAGCTCGCGGAGCGCCGTCAAGCGGTGACGCGTGTACTCAGGGAGGGAAACTTGCTGCAGGCTGTCGACGGGCATGGAAGAATGCTACAAAGCTCTGTGCTGCCAATCTATGACACTTGTAAGGTGAAATGCCGATTATGCCGACCAATGTAATGCTCGTGAGAGCTCCACGCAGATCTGCAAAAGCCATCGCGCCGGTGCGAACTCCCGCAGCGGAGTCCGAATCGCCTTCGCTCGATGCCATCGATCATGCCCTGATTGAAGAGCTGCAGGACAACGCGCGCATCTCCTTTGCGGAGCTGGCGCGACGCGTCCACCTGTCGAAGCCGGCTGTCATGGAACGCGTTCGGCGGCTCGAGAGCACCGGCGTCATCCTCCGCTACCGCACAGAGGTCGATCCATCGAAGCTCGGCCTCACTGTTCGCGCCTTCGTGAAGATCACAGTCGCCGGCGACCGCCTCGCAAACTTTGCGCGGGTCGCCCGCTCCGTCCCCGAGGTCGTCGAGTGCCATCGCGTCACTGGCAACGAAAGCTTCCTGGTACAGGTGGTCGTCCGCGACATGAATCACCTCGAAACGGTGATCGACGCTCTAATGCCTTACCTTGCGACCAACACCAGCATGGTACTGAATTCACCCGTGCAGTCGGCACGCATCCCATTGCCGGCGCCGCAGCCGAAACGCGGTACACGCCGTTGACTGCGGCAGGTGAGCCCGAAGCCATGCCACGCCGTGCAGCGCGCACCCTGCTGCTGGATCCTCAGGATCGCGTCCTGCTCATCCGGTATGACAGCGACGGCTATATCTTCTGGGTGACGCCCGGCGGTGCCGTGGAGCCGGGCGAGACTGACGTTGAAGCCGCGGCACGCGAATTGATGGAAGAGCTTCGGATCACCGCCGAGCTCTACGGCCCCGTACACAGCACGACCAGCAGTTTTCACCACGAGGGCCGCTACGTCGAGAACACCGACATCTTCTTCGCCACACGCTCCGCCACAACAGACGCACCACAGTGCCATGCCGTCAGCCTCTTCGAGAAAAACGCGATGCGGCACGCTCGCTGGTGGTCGTTGCAGGATTTGCAGGAGGCAAGCGAGGATGTCTTTCCGAAGGATCTTGCAGAGATCGTCGCGCGTGTAAGCCCCCTGTTGCGTTGACCACGATGCTTCCGTCGGAACGCAGCGAAGGGATCTGCTTCCCGTCCATGCCGGCTGGTTTGCCTGGCTCGGACGAAAAGCAGATCCCTCCGCTTTTGTCAGGACTTGCTGTGGCTTACAGCGAGCTCATGTTGTGCAGGAACTCCTGGTTGTTGCGGGTCTTGCTGAGCTTGTCGGTCAGCAGTTCCATCGCTTCCACTGGCGACAACGGATTCAGCACCTTGCGCAGAATCCATGTACGCTGCAGGTCTTCCTTCGGGATCAGCAACTCTTCCTTACGCGTACCGCTGCGCTGGATGTCGATTGCCGGGAAGACGCGCTTGTCGACCAGCTTGCGGTCCAGGATGACTTCCATGTTGCCGGTGCCCTTGAACTCTTCGAAGATGACTTCGTCCATGCGCGATCCGGTATCGACGAGTGCCGTCGCCATGATTGTGAGCGAACCACCCTCTTCAATGTTGCGAGCCGCGCCGAAGAAGCGCTTCGGGCGCTGCAGCGCATTCGAGTCCACACCGCCGGAAAGCACCTTGCCCGAGGGCGGCACAATCGTGTTGTAGGCGCGTGCGAGACGCGTGATCGAGTCAAGCAGAATCACAACGTCGCGCTTGTGCTCGACGAGGCGCTTGGCCTTCTCGATGACCATCTCCGCCACCTGTACGTGACGTGCCGCGGGCTCGTCGAAGGTCGAGGAGATGACCTCACCCTTCACCGAACGCTGCATGTCCGTGACTTCTTCCGGACGCTCATCGATCAGCAGGACGATCAGCACGACTTCCGGGTGATTCGTCGTGATGGAGTTCGCGATCGACTGCAGCAGAACCGTCTTGCCGGTGCGCGGCGGAGCGACGATCAGGCCACGCTGGCCCTTGCCCACGGGCGTCAGCAGGTCCATGACGCGGCCGGAGATGTTCTCGCGGACCGTCTCCATCTTGACGCGCTCTTCGGCATACAGCGGCGTCAGGTTGTCGAACAGAATCTTGTTGCGCGTCTCTTCGGGCGATTCAAAGTTGATCGCCTCGATCTTGACCAGCGCGAAGTACTTTTCACCCTCGTGCGGCGGGCGCACGTTACCGCTAATGGTGTCACCGGTCTTCAGATCGAACTTGCGGATCTGCGACGGCGAGACGTAAATGTCGTCGGGACCAGGCAGGTAGTTGTAGTCGGGCGAGCGAAGGAAGCCGTAGCCGTCGGGGAGGATCTCGAGGACGCCTTCTGCGAAGATGTGCCCCTCTTTTTCGCTCTGGGCCTGGAGGATCTTGAAGATCAGATCCTGCTTGCGCAAGGCGCTTGTGCCCTGGATTTCAAGGCCGCGTGCGAGCTTTCCGAGTTCGGCAATGCTCTTTTCTTTAAGTTCTGAAATGGTCATGGATACCTGTGTGCGTACGTCCGTTTTTTCTAGGAGCGGGGTGTGACGGGAAGGGATTCGGTGCGGAGGGTGTTGCGGGCTGGTGCGGTTGTTGTTACTGCAAAAGACAGCAGTTCTGCAAACGGCAGTGCGGCACTCTCAACTTTGGGTGGTGATGCTAAAGACAGTACTACGAAATCCGCTCCGCGAACATCACCCATGTGACATTCGCGGGGCGGGGCCACCGCACAGCGGTTACGCTGCGCGGCGCTCTTCGATGGTCTCCAGAACTGCAGCCGGCTCAGGTCCGGTCTTCAGATCGGACGGAGCCTGCTCATGGAAACGCTCCAGAACTTCGTTCGTCGTGTCCTGCAGACGGGTGTTGGGCTTGTGCAGCTTGCGGGTCGCCTTGCTGGCGAGCTGACAAAGCTGGTAGCGGTTCTGGACGTGGGTTAGAGCGCCAAAAATCAAATCGGAGCGCATGGTTCTCCTTGTGTAATGTGCGACTTCAAGCAGGAGCCGCGGACAGCTGCCGGACTGGCGTTGCTCAAATGTCCGGATCACTCATTGGACGGCTTGCCCCCATCAGGGGATTCACCGTATGAAAGTCTTGGCAAAGAGAGCCGCACGGCGTTACCCGCCGTCTGGCGTCCGCTTCAGTTCTCTTTGCGGTTAGGGATCGACGCGCCGGTCTTCCGCGCTTGTTCTCGGGCTGAATCAGCCCTTATGTGGGATTCCCCAGCGTCCGGCCTGGATGCCGCTGGTTGGAGGATAATTCCGAGGGCAAACAGAACACACCCTGCACAATCGTCTCCATGAGCACCATAATCGCTTCAATCCGCAAGCGCAATACTTTTTTTTGGACCCTCGATTTCACGATCTCCCGAATTACGGAGAATTGCCTCCCGTCAGGACCAGTAGCTCCGGTCCAGCGTCCGGTACTGGATCGCCTCGGCGATGTGTTTCACTGCGATATCGTGCGCGCCCTCCAGGTCCGCGATGGTGCGCGACACCTTCAGAATGCGATCGTGCGCGCGCGCACTCAGGCCCTGCTGCTGCATGGCGCGCTCCAGCAGCCTCTCGGCATCGCTCGACAGCTCACAGAAGACGCGGATCT is a genomic window containing:
- a CDS encoding M1 family aminopeptidase, whose translation is MFAIRKFVVATSAAALTLTAAAQTSGTRQPLQVTGYTIDAQLDPVAQRLTATAAVTFLAVQDLTSATFELNNGLRITKITGADGKTLDSDRDARRSTVTVSLPTTIPSGTSSTFTFTYAGILKEADTSPVEGIKTAALASPVSMLLYPGRWFPMVGLYTNRFTMNLHATVPADETAVGSGFTGKKSVPGNKTEFDFAWMKPGFPGTLIAGKFLPPARVSGSNQISIYVTEPHKAAAADYAAVAAQQQEYFTTTFGQPESGKLQIVELPDDAVSASWGPEIAAIAGNRIGDKNSHRLLANTISRQWWGSEISPASLNDAWITNGMARYSELMNLEETGGKTALQNAIPDIEAGALAYDTAPLTTLARVDPFSPQFQSMTLEKGAMVFHMLRYQLGDDKFLAFLKGLLSQYTDKPVRSADLEEVAKAQGGEGINLTPFFAQWLDGTGAPAFQDKFTIYRLGSNKGFRTIGSVSQDLDLFRMPIDLRVETDGKTETRKIDVTGTDSAYTIETFGRPRRIAIDPDNWVLKSTPDLAVRVAVLKGQQLVAQGDLIGALAEYQKALDSNKNSALANYRIAEIFFTQRNYQSSANSYRDALRGDGEPRWTQVWSHIGLGKIFDLTGQRDRAVQEYRLAVQTNDNTQGAINEARALLQKPFERARSMD
- a CDS encoding phospholipase D-like domain-containing protein codes for the protein MVQPDDGIEPLLTALRSAKTSILILIFRYDRSEIERALVEAVQRGVTVQALIAFTNRGEEKNLRKLEMRLLERGITVTRTADDLVRYHGKMFIIDRKELFLLAFNYTHMDITLSRSFGARITTPAIVAEAVKLFESDSHRTPFTSTVHDLVVSPTNARKELTAFIKGAKKQLLLYEMKISDPDFVKLLRDKMADGVDVRIIGRASPRASALPLRTMSMRLHARAILRDGKTAFLGSQSLRKLELEARREIGVIFTDGPAVKKMISIFENDWQKAQPAVQDSMETAMDIPVRRVAKIVAKHINVKPVVEQVLERVFDRRTSDVPFEPGEVAQTVRDAFREEIHDAVLLALRDMAAQAAQMQLLRKED
- a CDS encoding ABC transporter ATP-binding protein, coding for MPEKPETRRVTIKELLRPHRRALILGLVAIAGESIADVAAPWPLKIVLDNVIAHKASHGWLFAFIKRTAGTEPHQILMFACIAVVVIAIVDAFCSYWEKYTTTSVGQWVTHDLRRTLYAQVQRLSLSYHDTSQTGDLISRVTTDIDSIQSFIVSGLLSILVDIATIFGMIGVLFYLSWQLTLIALAVVPLLFAIVYTYTRKVKKASRAVRKQEGKMISVVQEVLGSIRVVKAFSREQYEIDRLEGESLETVEASLKARTLKAKLVPIVNIVTALGTCAVLYFGGKLALDSNMTGGKIYIFIAYIAGMYKPMQDISKIMDSYSKADIGYERIQEIIGNSEEMRDAPGAKDLRITEGRIDLEDVSFSYNSDREILHDVTMRVEPGSVVAIVGPTGSGKTTLINLIARFYEPQKGIVRIDGQDVSKVKQKSLREQLSFVLQDTVLFSGSIWDNIAYGRPEATHAEIVQAAKDANADEFIECLPQKFDTVVGERGILLSGGQRQRIAIARAMVRNSRILILDEPTSALDANSEHLVFEALDRLMKGKTAIVIAHRLSTVRNANCIYVLQDGRVVENGTHDQLIVAGGLYQELNETQAHADDEKSALLV
- a CDS encoding PLP-dependent cysteine synthase family protein; translated protein: MPVDSLQQVSLPEYTRHRLTALRELVGNTPMLCIDYRFRGRTGTVCAKAEHLNLSGSIKDRMALHILERAYEDGSLRPGDRIVEATSGNTGIAFAAIGSALGHKVVIYMPDWMSRERMDLIRSYGAEVVSISKEQGGFLGSIDCCRRLAEEQNAVFLPRQFENEANVEAHAQGTGPEIIAQMRYAGLVPDAFVAGVGTGGTIMGVSQALQAAWPGVPCHPVEPAESPTLTTGYKVGSHRIQGISDEFIPEIVRLSEVEDVIAIHDGDSILMAQMLASKLGLAVGISSGCNFLAAVTAAMRFEGSPTVATIFCDDNKKYLSTGLLREEPVRENYMTPDLELLDLRVIPRCGWPSRS
- a CDS encoding Lrp/AsnC family transcriptional regulator, with the translated sequence MPTNVMLVRAPRRSAKAIAPVRTPAAESESPSLDAIDHALIEELQDNARISFAELARRVHLSKPAVMERVRRLESTGVILRYRTEVDPSKLGLTVRAFVKITVAGDRLANFARVARSVPEVVECHRVTGNESFLVQVVVRDMNHLETVIDALMPYLATNTSMVLNSPVQSARIPLPAPQPKRGTRR
- a CDS encoding NUDIX hydrolase, with protein sequence MPRRAARTLLLDPQDRVLLIRYDSDGYIFWVTPGGAVEPGETDVEAAARELMEELRITAELYGPVHSTTSSFHHEGRYVENTDIFFATRSATTDAPQCHAVSLFEKNAMRHARWWSLQDLQEASEDVFPKDLAEIVARVSPLLR
- the rho gene encoding transcription termination factor Rho, giving the protein MTISELKEKSIAELGKLARGLEIQGTSALRKQDLIFKILQAQSEKEGHIFAEGVLEILPDGYGFLRSPDYNYLPGPDDIYVSPSQIRKFDLKTGDTISGNVRPPHEGEKYFALVKIEAINFESPEETRNKILFDNLTPLYAEERVKMETVRENISGRVMDLLTPVGKGQRGLIVAPPRTGKTVLLQSIANSITTNHPEVVLIVLLIDERPEEVTDMQRSVKGEVISSTFDEPAARHVQVAEMVIEKAKRLVEHKRDVVILLDSITRLARAYNTIVPPSGKVLSGGVDSNALQRPKRFFGAARNIEEGGSLTIMATALVDTGSRMDEVIFEEFKGTGNMEVILDRKLVDKRVFPAIDIQRSGTRKEELLIPKEDLQRTWILRKVLNPLSPVEAMELLTDKLSKTRNNQEFLHNMSSL